AAGTAGAGCTCAGGTATCTAAACTTTCATGGTTTTGCGCTATCAGAAAATGAAGCTTATGAATGCTCACCAGTTTGTAATACATCATCAGATATGGCATAGTCAAATACATCTTCCAGTTTTCTAATATTTCACTGTAACGTGGTAAGTGCCTCCAGCGTTCATTTTCTCCGGAGGTTTTGCTTATGTGCTGATTTGAAGGACATGCCAAAGAGGATTTATTTTACTTAAATTTTTTTGAGCAAATCATGAGTTCCATGGTAACAGAAATAGAAATTGGCACAATATACTGAAACATCTACCATCTGCAGTTCATGTTCTAAATAAAATTATGCCTGAATACCATCATCTCCTACATGTTTTATCCTCAAACAAAAACAACATATACGAGACACTGTGAACTACTGCTGACATTAGAAGCTTGTCTGGATGTATAGGATTTATCGTGGTCATCACAGTTGTCCCTGCCCGTCGTCTCCCATCCCTTCTGTAATTTGCGGAGTGCCTTGAAGTGCACCTTCTCCAGCTGATCTAAGGCCTAGCTTACTGAGAAAGCCACCATCCAGGGTGTTTGCATCAGGAGCAGGCGATACTTCACTCTCCATCTTCTTTTTATGGGCTAGGATAGCTTCAATAGCAGCAGCACTGGCTTTAGCCGCAGCCTCATCCTTAGCAGCAGCCTCTGCCctccttctctccctctcttccttgACAAGAACCTCTGCCCTCGCCTTCTCTTCCGTGGCACGGGCTTCTGCTTCAGCTTGTTCCCTCTCCACGTCCTCATATAACTTGGTAATGTCATCTTCCCGCCCACCTCCACGTAGCGCTCCTTCCAAGAGCTCCCTCATTTCATCACTGAACACAACCTTCTCGTCCAAAAGGATAGCTTTTGCAATGTTGGCTGCATCATCCAACTGACCAGCAGCAACGTATGCCTTCAGCAATGTCTCGTAGCTTGAGATGCATGGGCTAACTCCCTTCCCTTTCATCTGATCAAAATATTCCTGAGCCTTACCAAGCATACTGAAACCCACCAGGCCACCAACAAGTTTATGATATGCAATCGCATCAGGTTTCAGCACCAATCCATCCATTTTGTCAAAGTAAGAGATGCCATCATCAATGCGATCAACACTGAAGCATGATTCCATGAGTAGTACATGTGTCTCCTCATTTGCGCCAACACCACGCTCGCACATCTCATTGTAGAGCATCTCCGCCTCACTTATCAACTGGTTAAGGCCCAGATGCCGAATCAAATTATTATAGGATGCAACATCTGGCTCCAGCTTCCACTCCCCCATCCTTCTGAACACTGCAATTGCATCTTCAAATCTCCCAGCAGCACAATAGCCATCGACCATCACCCTGAAGCTTCTCAGATCAACTGCAACCCGCAGTGGAGGGTCATGTTCCCCGAGCATTCTGTCGAACAGATTGAGTGCATCCTCCAACCTCCCATGCTGTCCAAGTGCATCAACCACCTCATTGTAGCTCTCAGCCCCAAACCTCGCCTCCGATTCAGCACCAAGCACCTCTTTGTAGCACTCCATAGCCTTCTGCTCCATTCCCATAAGGAAGTACGCCTTCATGAGACTTCCATACACTATGCCATCAAGAACTGGCTTGCCCCCAACCTTGTCCGTGAGCTCTTGGTATAGTTCCACAGCTTTGGCGCCATCCCCAGCACCCACGAATCCAGCCATGAGGAGGTTGTAGACCTTGGGATCCGGCCCCACAACCCCAAAGTCGAGCATCTCATCTTTAAGAAGGACGGCATCCGCGAGTCTGCCGTGATCGGCCACCAGGCACTCGACGACGACGCGATAGGCCGTAGGGGAGGGCGGCACGGGGGACACGGGCCGGGTGAGGAGGCGGAGGTGATGGAGCGCGTCGTCAGGGAGGCGGCGAGCCGCGAGCGCGGAGAGGTAGAGCAcgtgcgtggcggcggtgggcgggaCGGCGGCCTGGAGGGCGAAGCGGTGCAGCGCGAAGAAGTCGtcgaggcggcgcgcgcggaggagcgcggcgaggacggcggcgcaggTGAAGGAGGAAGGGCGGCAGTTGGAGTGGAGCGCGTGGCGGGTGAGGAGCGCCGCCTCCGGGAGGTCGGCCTGGGGGCCCGAGAGGAGCGCGAGGATCCGGTTGTGGAGGGCAAGGCGGGACGGCGCCAGCGTGGGGAGCGGCTCCGCGAGGCGCACGGCCTTCGGGGAGGGCGCGGGGACAGGGGGCGTCGCGACGAACGTGtcccggcggcgctcgcggcgtgccgccgcggccgaggcGGCGTCCGCGTGCGCGAGCGGGAAGAGCGCCGGCACGAGGCGGCGCGCCGAGAGAGGCTTGGAAAGCGACATCTTCCGCGGTTGGGCACGGCGCCGCACGCGGCCGCCGGACGGAGAGGACGGAGGAGGGGTTTGGGGGTTTCTGCTTTTGGGTGGGGGGATCTAATCATTAACCATTATAACGAAGGGCCATCTTCTGTTTCGGCGGGATTTCACCGAATTTCGGTGAAATTTTTCGTTTTCGGACTACACCGGGAAGCGATTTTCGGTCCGGAAAGTGCGTGATTTcggtttcaaattcaaaaatatgaaagtcaaaatttagtaaaaaaacaaaattcggAACAGTAAAAACGGAATTGTGAACCTTGCGTGGACGCCAGCGTGTCGTTATCCGGGTCAGCTCTGGCCCCCCGCGCCCATCCCGAGCCTATTTTGTCCACCCCACGCGTTTAACCCAGCCCATTCCACTCTCTTCTTgtgcccctcctctgctccgggaCTACCTCGCCCGCCCCGCCCCTTTCCTCTGCTCCGCGACCTCCACCGACTCGCCGGCGGCATTGGCGGCATCTAGCGCACGAGGTTGGCCACCCACCATATGCAGTGGTGGCTGGCTCTCGGTGTGTCTGATGAGCCGGCGAGCTTCGCCGGGGCGGTGGCCCAGCACGGCATGGAGGCGACCTCGACGCTGGCGGAGGCCGCCGAGTTGGAGAGCGAGGAGAGGCCAGAGAAGACGGCTGCGGAGCCCGAGGCCACGGCGACCGCGGCCACGGCCGCGAGCGCCGCGGTGTCGGCGAGCACGTCATCGGCAAGCGGCGAGGGGCCCTGGCAGCCAcggcgcgcacggcggccgCGAGGTCCCGTCCGGCGCGACGCGGATGTGAGCCTGGAGGCGTCGCCGCACGGTGCGCGTCTCGGCTTGGAGCGATGCGAGCGCGACCAGCGCCTGGCGGAAGCTGCCTTGCACGTCCGCGAGGCGGAGATAGTCATCGAGCGGCAGCAAGTgcctggccgcggcggcgacagcTCGGCTGAGCGTGTGGCATCGCGGCTGAGCGTGTCCTCGTCGGCGTCACTGTAACAACCGccacgcggacagtccgcgaggtgacggcggacagtccgcgaggcgtcgcccagatatttatctggatgggcgtgggacccactcgtcaatcctctcttcttcctctttccttccagagccgagcggagctcgagctcccgcgccatcgtcgccccttgcttcgatctccctcctccgtccaCCAAACCTTGATTCCTTGCATGGGAACATtcctcggcacctcctccaccttcccaaacCCCTAAATCGGCTTCTCCACGGCCGAAATCTTTCCACCACCACCGGACACCATtggaggtgcttgaagcttgctccaccgccgacccgcctctccggtcgtcctccactcgaaccgaccgcgggaatgggTTTGTGGTGAGTTCCTTATGCTTCacagcctttttccccttccatggcgtgtcgccggcgccggagcacggcctccgccgtcgccgccgcccttgctgccgcctAGGGCGTGGGTCAGAAAATAGtgatcgcggacggtccgcctgggaggagcggacggtccgccggtcaggttAGTTTTTGTCCAGAGGCGATGTTGCCTCTGGTTGTCTTGCAAGGttgactgcggacagtccgctataggggagcggacggtccgccgttgaggcttgaatttgttccagagacgatgtcgtctctgggggttcgcaggggtgaactgcggacggtccgccacttgggcgcggacagtccgcagtagagtctaggaaattgtccagagacgttttcgtctctggtgggttgagtacttgaactgcggacggtccgccaggggtggccggacagtccgcaggtaaaatgggaaaaagttccagagacgttgttgcctctgctgggttggtaggatagtgcggcggacagtccgccactcgggcgcggacagtccgcagggtatttcagttaaagtaaactagttacattcttgggctgcactcatttaattcatatgcatacgtgtagcatccgcatctgagggagccgtctttgaggtgatcgcggcaccacaagagcaaacgacgcaagcccaagaggagaggtgtgagcacccggcccaaggcccgtctggccccagtgttgagcagcaggcgcaaggcaagccccggtgcacatcctagtattttaaattaagacacctatgtatgtttctactacttgtgcattaagttcaggaattgtttggaaccctagttgcatgattcataGGATTCCCagagttatactagcatgtataggacgatagttgtgctaagcttaatgttaccggtagaagacgagtggtctcctgcactcgcgagatgtaggatgttaggagtcgagtaatttccggttactcgcgagatacgttATTATCTTTATATAATTCAGTATGTGAGATCGGTTTCGAAATGAAcatggaaatgtgagaccgggcggggatgatggataggtatggcagcaggacagggttcctgggtgtcttagccccgtctgtgtcgattaaggaccggtggatgtggcagtgctgatcggggattgaactgtactaaccgcatgccgggagtaggaggtagtcgaaaccggtaagccgggtactgccttgcttcgaaagtacaggaacccgcacccaactcctggggcgagtcgagtagtcgcggagaattgggatgcatgtgtttacttttggtggtctcacgttgagctcggctgaccatatgtcgttgggctggttcctgtagttcgaggcggggaggggaatggttggtatgtatagtccgacggggcaaatacgtgccgtgttggttaggtccaccttgcaaggttaaatcggatcgattcgccgtgtctcgcggttatgagggccttggtctctttgtcacaccgtagcaaaaatgtagaatgtgaattaggtatgtttatataaaatattgagctcatcgaattattttgcttgcatcaccatgattgctatagtagGTCTTTGCGAATATGAGAtgagagttaatttatatagaatctgaagctaaaataatgaaagtaaggaattactttagttgctttttctgcaaaataaccaccagccaaa
This window of the Panicum virgatum strain AP13 chromosome 1K, P.virgatum_v5, whole genome shotgun sequence genome carries:
- the LOC120713520 gene encoding pentatricopeptide repeat-containing protein At3g49240, mitochondrial-like, with protein sequence MSLSKPLSARRLVPALFPLAHADAASAAAARRERRRDTFVATPPVPAPSPKAVRLAEPLPTLAPSRLALHNRILALLSGPQADLPEAALLTRHALHSNCRPSSFTCAAVLAALLRARRLDDFFALHRFALQAAVPPTAATHVLYLSALAARRLPDDALHHLRLLTRPVSPVPPSPTAYRVVVECLVADHGRLADAVLLKDEMLDFGVVGPDPKVYNLLMAGFVGAGDGAKAVELYQELTDKVGGKPVLDGIVYGSLMKAYFLMGMEQKAMECYKEVLGAESEARFGAESYNEVVDALGQHGRLEDALNLFDRMLGEHDPPLRVAVDLRSFRVMVDGYCAAGRFEDAIAVFRRMGEWKLEPDVASYNNLIRHLGLNQLISEAEMLYNEMCERGVGANEETHVLLMESCFSVDRIDDGISYFDKMDGLVLKPDAIAYHKLVGGLVGFSMLGKAQEYFDQMKGKGVSPCISSYETLLKAYVAAGQLDDAANIAKAILLDEKVVFSDEMRELLEGALRGGGREDDITKLYEDVEREQAEAEARATEEKARAEVLVKEERERRRAEAAAKDEAAAKASAAAIEAILAHKKKMESEVSPAPDANTLDGGFLSKLGLRSAGEGALQGTPQITEGMGDDGQGQL